In Xenorhabdus nematophila ATCC 19061, one DNA window encodes the following:
- a CDS encoding fimbrial assembly protein — MEHSARRGYQIVAIETRLQLGKAYLVERNLPAAKYHFQKVLLAEPHHPEAYLGMARHEQYAGRPETAGQHYRMAMQYAAGSDTVVQHYYAFLCEQKQYEEAKKLAMESRMESNISRNNCDK, encoded by the coding sequence GTGGAACATTCAGCACGTCGCGGCTATCAGATCGTTGCCATAGAGACACGATTACAGCTAGGGAAGGCTTATTTGGTAGAACGGAATTTACCGGCGGCCAAATACCACTTTCAGAAAGTGTTGCTGGCGGAGCCTCATCATCCAGAGGCATATTTAGGTATGGCACGGCATGAACAATATGCGGGTCGACCGGAAACCGCCGGTCAGCATTATAGAATGGCCATGCAGTATGCGGCAGGAAGTGATACTGTAGTGCAGCACTATTACGCTTTTCTCTGTGAACAAAAGCAGTATGAAGAAGCTAAAAAATTGGCCATGGAAAGTCGTATGGAAAGCAATATAAGCCGCAATAATTGTGATAAATGA
- the rodZ gene encoding cytoskeleton protein RodZ, protein MKTETYPEEANLTVGQILRQAREKNELSQQIVADRLCLKLSTVRDIEEDTIPSNITPTFLRGYIRSYAKLVQIPESDILSMLDKQMPTKTVKVSPMQSFSSGKKRKKRDGWLMKITWVVIIILLGMTILWWWQNYKAQQKELTSMAEQSSAQVQSGEHDLGTSTTAVNNLSVPPEGNQPVESAQENMPAEQTSTGANESDSAVSSSSVPSSSVTEPKTVPLPANQSVAKTASENPAGIAVASTANSAVSTSSVDVNNINTVSNNELVMNFSGRCWLEIKNARGKILFSGTKSKGDSLRFSDESSYSLNIGAPVQVMVQFRGKPVDLSTFINKGTAAKLTLK, encoded by the coding sequence ATGAAGACTGAAACTTACCCAGAAGAAGCCAATCTGACAGTCGGTCAGATTCTGCGTCAAGCTCGTGAAAAAAATGAGCTTTCTCAGCAAATTGTGGCAGATCGCTTGTGTCTTAAACTGTCCACTGTTCGTGATATCGAAGAAGATACCATCCCGTCAAATATCACGCCGACGTTTTTGCGTGGATATATCCGTTCTTATGCAAAACTTGTTCAAATACCTGAGTCTGACATCCTCAGTATGTTGGACAAGCAGATGCCAACCAAGACCGTGAAGGTTTCCCCGATGCAAAGCTTTTCATCGGGGAAAAAACGTAAGAAGCGTGATGGTTGGTTAATGAAGATAACATGGGTTGTCATTATTATATTATTGGGAATGACAATCTTGTGGTGGTGGCAGAACTACAAAGCACAGCAGAAAGAATTGACGTCAATGGCGGAGCAATCCAGCGCTCAGGTGCAAAGTGGTGAACATGATTTGGGCACGTCAACCACTGCGGTAAATAATTTATCTGTACCGCCTGAAGGAAATCAACCTGTAGAGTCTGCTCAAGAGAACATGCCTGCGGAACAGACGAGCACCGGAGCAAATGAGAGTGATTCAGCTGTATCCAGTTCCAGTGTCCCATCTTCTTCTGTGACAGAGCCAAAAACCGTACCATTGCCTGCAAATCAATCAGTAGCAAAAACAGCTTCAGAAAATCCTGCCGGTATTGCCGTTGCAAGCACAGCAAATTCTGCTGTGAGTACATCATCAGTTGATGTGAATAATATCAACACCGTGAGCAACAACGAATTGGTGATGAATTTTAGTGGGAGATGTTGGTTAGAAATCAAAAATGCTAGAGGTAAGATATTGTTTAGCGGAACAAAAAGCAAAGGTGATAGCCTGAGATTTTCCGATGAATCATCTTACTCACTGAATATTGGCGCACCTGTTCAGGTTATGGTTCAGTTCCGTGGGAAACCCGTCGATCTCAGTACTTTTATTAATAAAGGTACGGCTGCCAAACTGACATTGAAATAA
- the ispG gene encoding flavodoxin-dependent (E)-4-hydroxy-3-methylbut-2-enyl-diphosphate synthase, which translates to MHNESPIKRRKSTRIYVGNVPVGDGAPIAVQSMTNTRTTDVEATVNQIRALERVGVDIVRVSVPTMDAAEAFKSIKQQVNVPLVADIHFDYRIALKVAEYGVDCLRINPGNIGNEERIRQVVDCARHNNIPIRIGVNGGSLEKDLQEKYGEPTPEALLESAMRHVDILDRLNFDQFKVSVKASDVFLAVGAYRLLAQKIDQPLHLGITEAGGARAGAVKSSIGLGILLSEGIGDTLRISLAADPVEEVKVGFDILKALRIRSRGINFIACPTCSRQEFDVIGTVNALEQRLEDLLTPMDVSIIGCVVNGPGEAEVSTLGVTGAKTKSGFYEDGIRQRERLDNKDMIDQLEAKIRAKAAILDANNRISVSQLDE; encoded by the coding sequence ATGCATAATGAATCACCGATAAAAAGACGTAAATCCACACGTATTTATGTCGGTAACGTGCCTGTAGGGGATGGTGCTCCTATCGCGGTGCAATCAATGACTAACACACGGACAACTGATGTTGAAGCAACAGTTAACCAAATCCGCGCACTTGAGCGTGTAGGTGTCGATATTGTTCGTGTTTCTGTGCCGACGATGGATGCGGCTGAAGCCTTCAAATCCATTAAACAGCAGGTCAATGTCCCGCTTGTTGCTGATATCCATTTCGATTACCGCATCGCATTGAAAGTCGCAGAATATGGTGTGGATTGCCTGCGTATTAATCCCGGTAATATTGGTAACGAGGAACGTATCCGTCAGGTTGTGGATTGTGCTCGTCACAATAACATTCCAATTCGTATTGGGGTTAATGGCGGATCACTGGAAAAAGATCTACAGGAAAAATATGGTGAACCAACACCGGAAGCGCTGCTTGAATCAGCGATGCGCCATGTGGATATTTTAGATCGCCTGAACTTCGATCAATTCAAGGTGAGCGTCAAAGCATCTGACGTCTTTTTGGCTGTTGGTGCTTATCGTTTGCTGGCGCAAAAAATTGATCAACCACTGCATCTGGGAATTACTGAAGCTGGTGGTGCTCGTGCTGGTGCGGTTAAATCTTCAATTGGTCTGGGCATATTGTTGTCAGAGGGAATCGGCGACACATTGCGCATCTCTTTGGCTGCCGATCCGGTAGAAGAAGTGAAAGTCGGTTTTGATATTTTAAAAGCATTGCGCATCCGTTCAAGGGGCATTAATTTCATTGCCTGCCCGACTTGTTCGCGTCAGGAATTTGACGTTATCGGTACGGTCAATGCACTAGAACAACGTCTTGAAGACTTACTCACCCCGATGGATGTTTCGATTATTGGTTGTGTCGTGAATGGTCCCGGAGAGGCAGAAGTCTCAACACTTGGTGTAACAGGTGCAAAAACGAAAAGCGGCTTTTATGAAGATGGTATCCGCCAGAGAGAGCGTCTTGATAATAAAGATATGATTGATCAACTTGAAGCGAAGATCCGGGCTAAGGCTGCGATCCTTGATGCCAATAATCGTATTAGCGTCAGCCAGCTTGATGAATGA
- the hisS gene encoding histidine--tRNA ligase: MTKNIPAIRGMNDCLPAETAIWQRVESTVKRVLSGYGFSEIRTPIVEQTPLFKRAIGEVTDVVEKEMYTFDDRNGESLTLRPENTAGCVRAGIQHGLLYNQEQRLWYIGPMFRYERPQKGRYRQFHQLGAEVFGLQGPDIDAEMILMTARWWRELGIADHVTLELNSIGSLEARANYREALVAFLEQHKEKLDEDCQRRMYTNPLRVLDSKNPEIQQLLNDAPELFDYLDAESKAHFDGLCQILDSTGIKYRINQRLVRGLDYYNRTVFEWVTSALGAQGTICAGGRYDGLVEQLGGKAATPAVGFAMGMERMVLLVQEINPDFVADLRVADVYLSSFGEGSQHAALILAEKIRDQLPELRLMTNHGGGNFKKQLVRAGKHGAKVALLLGEDEIQAGNITVKDLRNGEQETLPQQTIAARLSELLG; encoded by the coding sequence GTGACAAAAAATATCCCAGCTATTCGTGGCATGAACGATTGCCTTCCTGCCGAAACGGCCATTTGGCAACGAGTTGAATCTACAGTGAAGCGTGTGCTGTCAGGTTATGGTTTCAGCGAAATCCGGACACCGATTGTAGAGCAGACCCCGTTATTTAAACGGGCGATTGGGGAAGTGACCGATGTGGTCGAAAAGGAGATGTATACCTTTGACGATCGCAATGGAGAAAGCTTGACCCTGCGCCCGGAAAATACCGCAGGTTGTGTCCGTGCAGGTATTCAGCATGGTCTGCTGTACAATCAGGAACAGCGTTTATGGTATATCGGGCCTATGTTCCGTTATGAGCGCCCACAAAAAGGCCGCTATCGTCAGTTCCATCAGCTAGGTGCGGAAGTATTTGGTCTGCAAGGGCCGGATATTGATGCGGAAATGATTTTAATGACTGCCCGCTGGTGGCGTGAATTGGGCATTGCTGACCATGTAACACTTGAATTGAATTCCATTGGTTCACTAGAAGCGCGTGCAAATTATCGTGAAGCGTTGGTCGCATTCCTTGAGCAGCACAAAGAGAAACTGGACGAAGACTGCCAGCGTCGGATGTATACCAATCCACTGCGTGTCCTGGATTCCAAAAATCCTGAAATTCAGCAACTTCTTAATGATGCTCCGGAACTGTTTGATTATCTTGATGCCGAATCAAAAGCGCATTTTGATGGCCTGTGTCAGATCCTTGATAGCACGGGTATCAAATATCGTATCAACCAACGTCTGGTTCGTGGTCTTGATTACTACAACCGCACTGTTTTTGAATGGGTAACATCTGCATTAGGTGCACAGGGAACAATCTGTGCCGGTGGACGTTACGATGGTTTGGTTGAACAATTGGGCGGAAAGGCAGCAACACCGGCAGTGGGTTTTGCAATGGGTATGGAACGTATGGTTCTGTTAGTTCAGGAAATCAATCCTGACTTTGTTGCAGACTTGAGGGTTGCTGATGTGTATCTTTCTTCCTTTGGTGAAGGCAGCCAGCATGCAGCATTGATACTGGCAGAAAAGATCCGCGATCAACTACCGGAATTACGTCTGATGACCAATCATGGCGGGGGAAACTTCAAGAAACAGTTGGTGCGTGCAGGTAAGCATGGCGCTAAAGTTGCCCTTCTCCTTGGAGAAGATGAAATTCAGGCAGGCAATATCACGGTGAAAGATTTACGTAACGGTGAACAAGAAACGTTGCCACAACAAACGATCGCCGCGCGTTTGAGCGAATTGTTAGGCTAA
- a CDS encoding YfgM family protein, producing MELYTTETEQVDAIKRFFANNGKYLAVGLVLGIGALIGWHYWQTHQTNQLHETAATFEVLNKSLASGSKESIAAVDKFADETNNIYGVMAELELTKRAVEKNDLAQAEKNLLIASVKAKDEDMKAVSNLRLARVQLAEDKTDAALKTLKQVKGKGWLVLTEDLRGDILAKKGDIAGARAAYSRGLESDGPQKMKDFIKIKFNNLSN from the coding sequence GTGGAACTTTATACCACTGAAACTGAACAAGTTGACGCAATAAAGCGTTTTTTCGCCAACAACGGTAAATACCTTGCTGTTGGTTTAGTTTTGGGTATTGGTGCTTTGATTGGCTGGCATTATTGGCAGACTCATCAGACAAACCAATTACACGAGACGGCAGCTACCTTTGAGGTGTTAAACAAATCACTGGCGTCAGGGTCGAAAGAAAGCATTGCTGCTGTGGACAAATTCGCTGATGAAACGAATAACATCTACGGTGTCATGGCTGAGCTGGAACTGACAAAGCGTGCTGTTGAGAAAAATGATTTGGCTCAGGCAGAGAAAAATTTGTTAATTGCATCCGTCAAGGCCAAAGATGAGGACATGAAAGCAGTGTCCAACCTTCGCTTGGCCCGGGTTCAATTAGCAGAAGATAAAACCGATGCGGCATTGAAAACACTGAAACAGGTCAAAGGCAAAGGCTGGTTGGTTCTGACTGAAGACCTCCGTGGCGATATTCTGGCAAAAAAAGGTGATATTGCTGGTGCACGAGCAGCATATTCCAGAGGGCTTGAATCAGATGGTCCTCA